AATTACGAAGAAGCAGCAAATCTTACAATCATACACCCGATATTACACTTGAAACAAAATCCGTTTCTTTGAAAAAAGGAAGGCAGGAAATTACATTGGAGTGGAATGCAGAATTTGATGATGCCTGTTATGCTTTTGTTTGTTTCATGAAAAATGAACAAGTCAAAATTCAGTATAGCGAGACAAGAATTTCGGGAATCGTGACGGTTTTTAACGCAACAAATCCCGCTGTTTCTAATTATGGCAAACAGGAACCGACGGAAGATATCGGCGTAGATACATTCGAATTCTGGTGTCCACAGCGCAGACCAGAAGGACGAAATATTGCCATGAATTTGGGTACTGAAATTAATCTTTTTAAACCTGAAAATTTGAGAAATGGTTTGCAACGTCCAATCGCCAGTCCGAATGCCTGGGTTGCAGATTACGATGACAGAAAACCAACAATTAATTTAGCATGGGCAGAAGAAACAAAAATTTCTTCTATTGAATTTGTCTTTGACGCAGATTACGACCACCCGATGGAAAATGTAATTTTCCTCCACCCCGAAACCGTGATGCCGTTTTGTGTGACGGAGGTAAAGGTTTATGATGACAAAATTGAACTCGTCGGATCGATTGAAAATAATCATCAGAATAGAAGAAAGATTACACTGAGCGAACCAGTTTCAACGCAAAACCTCACAATTGAACTGGCAAATTCGAACGAAAATACGCCTGTTTCGCTGTTTGAAATCCGGTGTTATTGAGTCTTAATTTTTAATGTATAATCGTTTTAAAAAAGACGGATCTTCGGGTTCGTCTTTTTTTATTCTTTGAAAGCTAATATTTTGATACTAAATTTGCACCTCATTTAGCAAACATTAGTTTGCTATTTTATTAATACTTTACTCTATCATAATACTATACTAGATAGACTTTGAAGGACGCGTCAGAATCATTGCCCTCATCAGAAGTTAAGGAGCCAGTTAATTGGGAATCCCTGGAAGTCGCTTATATCGCAAGCGGTGATCCTCAGGAAGATCGCCGTTTGGCAGCTATCGCAAGAGAGCAGGGAAAAGTTGTTTTTTTACCTAATTTGCCGGAGGAATCCGATTCTCGTTTCAATAAGGCTGCACAAAAGGCTGAACAGCAAAACGCCGCTTTTGACGCAACTAAAAATAATCCAAAATCAGCACTTTCCTGGGATACTATTCAGAACAAAATCTGGGCTGCCACTTTGCGCAAAAGAAGCCGGACAGAAATTGGTATGAACTTGTTTGCAGCCATCGCTTTGATGATTGTCGGGCATTTGGTGTTCACCTACATTACTTATGACAGACTTTCCGTTCTCTGGGATGATCTTGAATTGAACGAAAGCTTTTTCTATTACATTCTTGGTGGTTTTATAGCGCAAATGATTGATGGTGCGCTCGGAATGGCTTATGGCGTAACATCTGCTACTTTTCTGCTTACACTAGGCGTTCCTCCTTCTGCGGTTAGTGCCAGTGTGCATGCTTCTGAAATATTCACCAGCGGCGTTTCTGGGTATATGCACCTTAAATTTGGAAACGTAAACAGCAAGTTATTCAAGAAAATATTGATTCCGGGTGTGATAGGCGCGATATCGGGTGCTTATCTTTTGACATCACTTGAAAAATATATTTATATCATTAAACCGTTAGTAGCTGTTTATACCCTTGTTCTGGGAATTCTTATCATCCAGAAAGCGTTAAAGAAACGGATTGAAAAACGACCAATCAGACAAATCGGATGGCTTGCATTTGCGGGC
The nucleotide sequence above comes from Dyadobacter subterraneus. Encoded proteins:
- a CDS encoding sulfite exporter TauE/SafE family protein, whose amino-acid sequence is MKDASESLPSSEVKEPVNWESLEVAYIASGDPQEDRRLAAIAREQGKVVFLPNLPEESDSRFNKAAQKAEQQNAAFDATKNNPKSALSWDTIQNKIWAATLRKRSRTEIGMNLFAAIALMIVGHLVFTYITYDRLSVLWDDLELNESFFYYILGGFIAQMIDGALGMAYGVTSATFLLTLGVPPSAVSASVHASEIFTSGVSGYMHLKFGNVNSKLFKKILIPGVIGAISGAYLLTSLEKYIYIIKPLVAVYTLVLGILIIQKALKKRIEKRPIRQIGWLAFAGGSLDSIGGGGWGPIVTSTLIARGRHPKYTIGSVNLAEFFVSLASSVTFITLIGFSHWQVVLGLILGGMVAAPIAANLSRKLPIKTMMIMVGTIVIIVSLRIIYMVLF